A genomic region of Candidatus Blochmanniella pennsylvanica str. BPEN contains the following coding sequences:
- the rpsI gene encoding 30S ribosomal protein S9: MNLNQYYGTGRRKTASARVFIKSGISNGRVIINKRTLDQYFPRNNTQSIIIRPLKITNLLDKLDIYITVKGGGISGQAGAICHGMTRALLQYDEKLRGVLRSVGLVTRDSREVERKKVGLRKARRRPQFSKR; this comes from the coding sequence ATGAATTTAAATCAATATTATGGTACTGGACGAAGAAAAACTGCTTCTGCTCGTGTGTTTATTAAGTCTGGGATAAGTAATGGAAGAGTTATTATAAATAAACGTACATTAGATCAATATTTTCCTAGAAACAATACACAGTCAATCATTATTAGGCCTTTGAAAATTACTAATTTATTAGATAAATTAGATATATATATTACTGTAAAAGGAGGAGGTATATCTGGTCAGGCTGGAGCGATATGTCATGGCATGACACGTGCATTATTGCAGTATGACGAGAAGTTACGGGGTGTATTGCGATCAGTTGGGTTAGTTACTAGGGACTCTAGAGAAGTAGAAAGAAAAAAGGTGGGTTTACGTAAAGCACGCAGGCGGCCTCAGTTTTCTAAGCGTTAA